A window of the Isosphaera pallida ATCC 43644 genome harbors these coding sequences:
- a CDS encoding tetratricopeptide repeat protein → MNHDDSPSSGRFESITNQTGAVVLTDDEWRIHLNRLDEAFGPTLVTRALDALARVAEGLSPVEWAQALEDQDDAPHPETLERLATLAAPLIGLHPETGRARVEFEGLTRILTHRGIPKPGEPPSQALEHRLAAILENDSDPSRRAEAIPLRLRNGDVEGLLRLLSDLDVFTAAIDQPHHWPNLLDAWRDLEAVHQLDAAATATRLVNAWRQAVPPPPSDAVARGLHDLAHLFHRQGRLDQGELYYRHALQAREMIHGPAHPCIAQNLNNLAGLLLAQNRHPEAEACYRKAIEVADLVLGTEHPNTIQTRVNLAVMYRDLGDAAQAAPIFAEVLEARRRLLGPHHPEVALAHHNLGVMLRDLGQLEAAFNHLQNGLTLRQAAWDQGESIHPLSLAASHHELGTTYNALGRPDRAEFHLRQALTLRRDHLGFNHLKPAETLNELSLALHELGRIDEAETLAREALAIRERLLDPRDPELATSLNNLAELLRVQNKFDEAEPLYRRALAIDELTYGMRSPHAAVGLNNLGLLLMTLNRLDEAEATLRQAWADSRDSLGSDHLQTATCADHLAEVLRLLNRPDEAANLLRQALFTRERHLGNSHELTNQTRRSLEQVEAQLQAASKPFPSTFPPSSVSTPDADDPPPASSATPVSPPSAALETTTAHAAEADPIIVPDHADTAVGAIDPTPSQEGAEPSSPVPMTNQSEIDGPTPTSDTPTADASPIPVSQLVEGSAWVDSNEEPTRIQMSDDQPIETPLMSSNPDASFEEREPVAGLEVPPRPVASDTPSNPTNEQEQSQREPSAHHAIEETPRAVIAPESHSLDPAAFPSPATTDQRPPLEVEITPSDWNDAPAPLEVVAAEKSSNTAGQAVQESKATEASIQAEEPPSSVADRLDMPAEIVQAEPSEPTTPRSLVSTNAQAGTQTTEPVAATQPREAVESESDHLAVGRRWMEQAARAMSLGDLHSAERDCRTALDLFKSRLGQRHPATIDARHQLIALIFQRGGLDDLEPLLHEALETAREVEGPNHPNMVIHLKNLAGLEAKRGRIASARDLFTQAMELERTLFGANDPRVAQTYAVLEALGGGESSPSTSTSTSPAYAKRGWFGGRR, encoded by the coding sequence GTGAATCACGACGATTCCCCTTCCAGTGGCCGGTTCGAATCCATCACCAATCAGACCGGGGCGGTCGTCCTCACCGATGACGAGTGGAGGATCCACCTTAATCGCCTCGACGAGGCCTTTGGACCGACGTTGGTGACCCGGGCCTTGGACGCGCTGGCTCGGGTCGCCGAAGGACTTAGCCCGGTCGAGTGGGCCCAAGCTTTGGAGGATCAGGACGACGCTCCTCACCCTGAGACCCTAGAACGTTTGGCCACTCTGGCCGCCCCGTTGATCGGACTCCACCCCGAAACCGGTCGCGCTCGCGTCGAGTTCGAGGGATTGACGCGAATCCTGACCCATCGAGGTATCCCGAAGCCTGGTGAGCCACCATCTCAGGCTCTGGAACATCGGCTGGCCGCGATTCTGGAGAACGATTCCGACCCGAGTCGCCGCGCCGAGGCGATCCCTCTTCGCCTTCGGAACGGCGATGTCGAAGGGTTGCTTCGTCTTCTCAGTGATTTGGACGTGTTCACCGCGGCCATCGACCAGCCGCATCACTGGCCCAACCTGCTCGATGCCTGGCGTGACCTAGAGGCCGTCCACCAACTCGACGCGGCGGCCACCGCCACCCGTCTGGTCAATGCCTGGCGTCAGGCGGTCCCGCCCCCTCCCTCCGACGCCGTGGCGCGGGGCTTGCACGACCTGGCTCATCTCTTCCATCGTCAAGGCCGACTGGACCAGGGCGAACTGTATTACCGTCACGCCCTTCAAGCCCGCGAAATGATTCACGGACCGGCCCATCCCTGCATTGCTCAAAATCTCAACAACCTAGCCGGTCTGCTGCTCGCCCAGAATCGTCACCCCGAGGCCGAAGCCTGCTATCGCAAGGCGATCGAGGTGGCCGACCTTGTGCTAGGAACCGAACATCCCAACACCATTCAAACCCGAGTCAACTTGGCGGTCATGTACCGCGATCTAGGAGACGCCGCTCAAGCCGCCCCGATCTTCGCGGAGGTTCTGGAAGCCCGCCGCCGCCTGCTGGGCCCCCACCATCCCGAGGTCGCCCTGGCTCACCACAACCTGGGCGTGATGCTGAGGGATCTCGGCCAACTGGAAGCCGCCTTCAATCACCTTCAAAACGGGCTGACCCTGCGCCAGGCCGCCTGGGATCAAGGCGAGTCGATCCACCCCCTCTCCTTAGCCGCCAGTCACCACGAACTTGGAACCACTTACAACGCCCTGGGACGTCCCGACCGCGCGGAATTCCATTTGCGCCAGGCGCTCACGCTCCGCCGCGACCATCTGGGATTCAACCACCTCAAGCCCGCCGAAACCCTCAACGAGTTGTCCCTGGCATTGCATGAACTCGGTCGGATCGACGAAGCCGAAACCCTAGCGCGTGAAGCGTTGGCGATTCGTGAACGTCTGCTGGATCCCCGGGATCCTGAACTCGCCACCAGCCTGAACAACTTGGCCGAGTTATTGCGAGTCCAAAACAAATTCGACGAGGCTGAACCGCTCTACCGTCGCGCTTTGGCAATCGACGAACTCACCTACGGGATGCGTTCCCCTCACGCGGCGGTCGGTTTGAACAACCTAGGCTTGCTGTTGATGACACTCAACCGCCTCGACGAGGCTGAGGCCACCCTCCGCCAAGCCTGGGCCGATTCGCGCGACAGCCTCGGCAGCGATCACCTTCAGACCGCCACCTGCGCCGATCATCTCGCCGAAGTCCTTCGCCTGCTCAATCGTCCTGACGAAGCCGCCAACTTGCTCCGTCAAGCGCTTTTCACCCGAGAACGCCACTTGGGGAACTCCCACGAACTGACTAACCAGACCCGCCGCTCTCTGGAACAGGTCGAAGCCCAACTCCAAGCCGCTTCCAAGCCGTTCCCATCGACGTTCCCGCCATCGTCCGTCTCCACGCCGGACGCCGACGACCCCCCCCCCGCCTCCTCTGCCACGCCTGTTTCTCCACCCTCCGCGGCACTGGAAACAACGACGGCCCACGCGGCTGAAGCTGATCCCATCATCGTTCCCGATCACGCCGACACGGCGGTCGGGGCGATCGACCCCACTCCATCCCAAGAGGGCGCAGAACCATCCTCTCCGGTTCCCATGACCAATCAATCGGAGATCGACGGTCCCACTCCGACTTCGGACACTCCAACAGCTGATGCGTCCCCGATTCCTGTCTCCCAATTGGTCGAGGGATCGGCGTGGGTCGATTCCAATGAAGAGCCGACGCGCATTCAGATGTCGGATGATCAGCCGATTGAAACCCCGCTCATGTCGTCGAACCCGGACGCCTCGTTTGAAGAGCGGGAGCCCGTCGCGGGTTTAGAGGTTCCGCCACGGCCCGTTGCATCCGATACGCCTTCAAATCCAACCAACGAACAGGAACAGAGCCAACGTGAACCCTCCGCTCATCACGCGATCGAAGAAACGCCCCGAGCGGTGATCGCGCCGGAATCCCATTCCCTTGACCCCGCCGCTTTTCCCTCCCCGGCGACGACCGACCAGCGGCCACCCCTCGAAGTCGAAATCACCCCAAGCGATTGGAACGACGCCCCCGCGCCCTTGGAGGTGGTTGCCGCGGAAAAGTCGTCGAACACTGCCGGCCAAGCCGTTCAAGAATCGAAGGCCACCGAAGCTTCGATTCAGGCGGAGGAACCGCCGTCTTCAGTGGCGGATCGTCTGGACATGCCCGCCGAGATCGTCCAAGCCGAACCGTCCGAACCAACCACGCCGAGATCGCTGGTATCGACAAATGCTCAAGCAGGGACACAAACTACAGAGCCGGTGGCTGCAACCCAACCACGGGAGGCGGTCGAGTCCGAATCTGACCACCTCGCTGTGGGACGACGTTGGATGGAACAGGCGGCCCGAGCGATGAGCTTGGGTGATCTCCATAGCGCGGAACGCGACTGCCGCACGGCTCTCGACCTGTTCAAGAGTCGATTGGGACAACGCCACCCCGCAACCATCGACGCTCGCCATCAACTTATCGCCTTGATCTTCCAAAGGGGGGGATTGGACGATCTAGAACCCTTGCTGCATGAAGCTCTGGAGACTGCGAGAGAAGTCGAAGGCCCTAATCACCCAAATATGGTAATTCACTTGAAAAATCTCGCCGGATTGGAGGCCAAGCGGGGGCGGATCGCTTCGGCGCGGGATCTCTTCACCCAGGCGATGGAGTTGGAGCGCACGTTGTTTGGTGCCAACGATCCGAGAGTGGCTCAGACCTACGCCGTTCTGGAGGCGCTGGGCGGTGGCGAGTCCTCTCCGTCCACTTCCACTTCCACTTCGCCTGCGTATGCCAAACGAGGCTGGTTTGGTGGTCGTCGCTGA
- a CDS encoding dioxygenase family protein, translated as MSPDPTRMGRVLNRRGLLKGLTLAVPALWVPGALADELTRTPRQTEGPFYPDTLPLDTDNDLIVLNDSLTPAVGEITYLSGMVRDAKGNPIRNATVEIWQVDHHGAYLHSGSVNRNKRDVNFQGFGRFLTGSTGEYLFRTIKPVPYPGRTPHIHVAVKIPGQPKFTTQCYIKGHPNNERDGILGSIRDPKARESVLVAFEPLPHARAGELAARFDIVLGFTPEG; from the coding sequence ATGTCGCCCGATCCCACTCGCATGGGCCGCGTTTTGAACCGGCGTGGTTTGCTCAAAGGGTTGACCCTGGCGGTTCCGGCTCTTTGGGTTCCCGGCGCGTTAGCCGACGAACTGACACGCACCCCGCGTCAGACCGAAGGACCGTTCTACCCGGACACGCTACCGCTGGACACTGACAATGACCTGATTGTCCTCAATGATTCACTCACCCCGGCGGTGGGCGAGATCACCTATCTCTCTGGCATGGTGCGCGACGCCAAAGGAAACCCCATCCGCAACGCCACTGTGGAGATTTGGCAAGTCGATCACCACGGGGCCTATCTGCACTCTGGCAGCGTCAACCGCAACAAGCGCGATGTCAACTTCCAGGGGTTCGGGCGGTTCCTTACCGGATCGACGGGAGAATACCTCTTCCGCACGATCAAGCCGGTCCCCTACCCCGGGCGGACCCCTCATATCCATGTTGCCGTGAAGATTCCGGGCCAGCCCAAGTTCACCACGCAGTGTTACATCAAAGGACATCCCAACAACGAACGCGACGGAATTCTCGGTTCGATCCGCGATCCCAAGGCGCGGGAGTCGGTCTTGGTCGCCTTCGAGCCCCTGCCCCACGCCCGCGCTGGTGAACTCGCCGCCCGTTTTGACATCGTGCTGGGCTTTACCCCCGAGGGTTGA
- a CDS encoding DUF1501 domain-containing protein has product MSRTPERGWERPRIGTGTAGGCLEFQRVWNPLRTTTRRSVLKVGALTAGGLTLGLPDLVRLRCNARADVADGRTPRAKSCILIFMWGGPSHLDTWDPKPDAPAEVRGEFKPIATRTPGLWISEHFPQLAERTDRLAVIRSMSHDDPAHLSPAHRVFTGHLAPVVKSDRDGPSARDWPCVGAMLGKLLPPRDALPASVTMPWIVSHPAAPGGRAPGQNGGWLGRAYDPLYVVGDPNAEGFRVPGLEPPAEVGPERLTRRKSLLEQLDGSGGEGAVAAWDRYQDTALQALTSTKVQEAFRIDREHPKTRERYGRHIHGQCLLLARRLAEAGVPLVTVNWHDDRSNFWDTHGDNFNQLKTRLMPPADQGFAALLDDLEARGMLEETLVVWTAEFGRHPRITAANAGREHWPWCYSSVLAGAGVRGGVVHGASDRLGAYPNTDPVTPEDIVATIYERLGIDPNMEVRDPLNRPLPLTRGTPLRAILS; this is encoded by the coding sequence ATGAGCCGAACGCCGGAACGAGGGTGGGAACGGCCTCGGATCGGAACCGGGACAGCAGGCGGCTGCCTGGAGTTCCAACGGGTCTGGAACCCTTTACGGACCACCACCCGGCGTTCTGTCTTGAAGGTGGGGGCATTGACGGCGGGTGGACTGACCTTGGGCTTGCCCGACCTAGTTCGTCTGCGCTGCAACGCACGGGCCGACGTTGCCGATGGTCGTACTCCGCGGGCCAAGTCGTGCATTCTGATTTTCATGTGGGGTGGTCCCAGTCATCTGGATACCTGGGACCCCAAGCCAGACGCGCCAGCGGAGGTTCGCGGCGAGTTCAAGCCGATCGCTACCCGGACCCCAGGGCTGTGGATTTCCGAACATTTCCCCCAGTTGGCCGAGCGCACCGACCGTCTGGCGGTGATTCGGTCGATGTCGCACGATGACCCAGCCCACCTCTCGCCGGCGCATCGGGTGTTCACCGGCCACCTCGCGCCGGTGGTTAAGTCAGATCGGGATGGCCCCTCGGCGCGGGATTGGCCGTGCGTGGGGGCGATGCTGGGCAAGCTGTTGCCGCCTCGGGACGCCTTGCCTGCCTCGGTGACGATGCCGTGGATTGTCTCGCACCCGGCTGCTCCTGGAGGCCGCGCGCCAGGTCAGAACGGCGGTTGGTTGGGACGCGCGTATGATCCGCTCTACGTCGTGGGCGACCCCAACGCCGAGGGGTTCCGGGTGCCAGGGCTCGAGCCGCCCGCCGAGGTCGGTCCCGAACGCTTGACCCGCCGCAAGAGCCTGTTGGAGCAACTCGACGGCTCGGGCGGCGAGGGTGCCGTCGCCGCCTGGGACCGCTACCAAGACACCGCGCTGCAAGCCCTGACTTCGACCAAGGTTCAAGAGGCGTTTCGGATCGACCGGGAGCATCCCAAGACTCGTGAACGTTACGGACGTCACATCCACGGTCAATGTCTGCTCTTGGCGCGTCGTCTGGCGGAGGCGGGAGTGCCCCTGGTGACGGTCAACTGGCATGACGACCGAAGCAACTTCTGGGACACCCACGGCGACAATTTCAACCAACTTAAGACTCGGTTGATGCCGCCCGCCGACCAAGGGTTCGCCGCGTTGCTCGACGACCTGGAGGCACGCGGGATGCTCGAGGAAACCCTGGTGGTCTGGACCGCCGAATTCGGTCGCCATCCCCGAATCACCGCCGCCAACGCGGGTCGGGAGCATTGGCCCTGGTGTTATTCCAGCGTTCTGGCCGGGGCCGGGGTCCGCGGCGGGGTGGTTCACGGCGCGTCGGACCGTTTGGGAGCCTATCCCAACACCGACCCCGTAACGCCCGAAGATATCGTTGCCACCATCTACGAGCGCTTGGGGATTGATCCCAACATGGAGGTGCGTGACCCGCTTAATCGTCCCTTACCCCTGACACGGGGCACCCCTTTGCGCGCGATCCTGAGTTGA